In the genome of Terribacillus sp. FSL K6-0262, one region contains:
- a CDS encoding PAS domain-containing protein, which yields MGKDIRYSSEVTDQFVKHAIDYVGAGVVITDPSLPDNPIIYTNKGFEELTGYPSEDIIGQNCRFLQGEDSDKEDVTIVRNAVENEETVVVELKNYRKDGEMFWNELAIYPIFLESEQKTFFVGVQKDVTDRKKNEELVSHYLEEVSRLSTPIVPITDTTSILPLIGDVDDHRLNQILERVGEHVQQSGEQNFLLDLQGISRFHSAVHHGVLQLHQLLDMMGTRLIITGFHPKMAMESVRQADFSDQSIKFFSTVKQALSFLERENR from the coding sequence TTGGGCAAGGATATCCGCTATTCATCCGAAGTAACAGATCAGTTTGTGAAGCATGCCATCGATTACGTAGGAGCTGGAGTGGTAATCACAGACCCCTCACTTCCTGATAATCCGATCATTTATACGAACAAAGGATTCGAAGAACTCACCGGTTATCCCTCTGAAGACATAATCGGCCAAAATTGCCGATTCCTTCAAGGGGAAGATTCGGATAAGGAGGATGTCACCATCGTCCGGAACGCGGTTGAAAATGAAGAAACCGTCGTGGTTGAGTTGAAGAATTACCGGAAGGACGGAGAAATGTTCTGGAATGAGCTCGCTATTTATCCGATTTTTCTGGAAAGTGAGCAGAAGACATTTTTCGTCGGCGTCCAAAAAGATGTGACAGATCGGAAGAAAAATGAAGAACTGGTATCACATTATCTGGAAGAGGTATCCCGCTTATCCACACCTATTGTCCCCATCACGGATACGACCTCCATTCTGCCGCTGATTGGAGATGTCGATGATCACAGGCTGAATCAGATATTGGAACGAGTAGGCGAGCATGTCCAGCAGTCGGGAGAGCAGAATTTCCTTCTGGATCTGCAAGGCATCAGCCGCTTCCATAGCGCTGTCCATCATGGTGTGCTGCAGCTTCATCAGCTGCTGGATATGATGGGCACACGCTTGATCATTACAGGCTTCCATCCGAAGATGGCGATGGAAAGTGTGCGACAGGCAGATTTCAGTGATCAAAGCATCAAGTTCTTTTCGACCGTGAAACAGGCACTATCCTTTTTAGAGAGAGAAAACCGCTGA
- a CDS encoding lipoate--protein ligase family protein translates to MLHTLLGAPEFRIIDHSGEDGPEQAMASFAIDDALAISVGENLAPPTARLWIHDRTIMLGIPDSRLPYIEEGVAYLREQGYKAVVRNSGGLAVLLDQGVVNLSFIFPDAKHIGIHDGYQAMVSFIQYIFRDLTDKIEAFEVVGSYCPGTYDLSIDGRKFAGISQRRVKDGSAVQIYLCVDGSGAARAEIVRGFYEKAKKDAKTRFSFPEVVPETMASLEELLHIPLTSEQVCKRIADGLASITQIIPASEMTEREIGLQQDRMKLMRTRNEKFQ, encoded by the coding sequence GTGTTGCATACATTACTCGGAGCACCTGAATTCCGCATCATCGATCATTCCGGTGAGGATGGGCCGGAGCAGGCCATGGCCTCCTTCGCAATTGATGATGCACTGGCTATTTCTGTCGGGGAGAATCTGGCGCCGCCAACCGCAAGGCTTTGGATCCATGATCGCACGATTATGCTTGGCATTCCGGATTCCCGTCTCCCTTATATAGAAGAGGGAGTGGCTTATTTACGGGAACAAGGCTACAAAGCCGTTGTACGGAACTCTGGCGGTCTCGCTGTTTTGCTTGATCAGGGCGTTGTCAATCTGTCCTTCATCTTTCCAGATGCCAAACATATAGGAATCCATGATGGTTATCAAGCAATGGTTTCCTTCATCCAATATATATTCCGTGATCTTACAGACAAAATCGAAGCCTTCGAGGTCGTAGGTTCTTATTGTCCCGGAACTTATGATTTGAGCATAGATGGCCGGAAATTCGCCGGCATTTCCCAGCGCCGTGTCAAAGATGGTTCTGCTGTACAAATTTACTTATGCGTCGATGGAAGTGGTGCCGCACGTGCTGAAATCGTCCGCGGCTTTTATGAAAAGGCAAAAAAGGATGCAAAAACCCGGTTTTCATTTCCTGAAGTAGTGCCGGAAACGATGGCATCATTGGAAGAATTACTCCATATCCCGCTTACAAGCGAGCAGGTTTGCAAGCGAATCGCCGATGGACTCGCTTCCATCACGCAGATCATTCCTGCCAGCGAAATGACAGAGCGGGAAATCGGACTGCAGCAGGATCGGATGAAACTGATGCGCACGCGCAATGAAAAATTCCAATGA
- a CDS encoding HD domain-containing protein — protein MAYRDEKLDEEKVFKDPVHRYVHVRDRVIWDLIATPEFQRLRRIKQLGTSYMTFHGAEHSRFNHSLGVYEIVRRIVNNFENRKNWKKEQRLLLLCAALLHDLGHGPYSHSFEKVFGLDHEEFTRKIILGDTGVNHVLRKVSTNFPKKVAEVINKTYGDKLIVSIISSQIDADRMDYLQRDAYFTGVSYGHFDMERILRVMRPREDQVVIKESGMHAVEDYIMSRYQMYWQVYFHPVTRSAEVILTKILHRAKALYQSDYTFKLRPQHFISLFDGNVTLEDYIRLDENVTSFYFQAWLEEDDDILRDLCERFLNRRLFKYIEFNPLLHVKEMVELSKLFSEVGIDPEYYLIDDSSSDLPYDFYRPGEEEERLPIHLQLPNGKLKELSRQSDIVEAISGKKRTDHKLYFPQDILEALPDDSKQKQRIYEILFQ, from the coding sequence ATGGCATATCGAGACGAAAAGCTAGATGAAGAAAAAGTTTTCAAAGATCCTGTGCATCGCTATGTGCATGTCCGCGACCGGGTGATATGGGATTTGATAGCGACGCCTGAATTTCAGCGGCTTCGCAGGATCAAGCAGCTTGGGACCTCTTATATGACGTTTCATGGCGCCGAACACAGCCGTTTTAATCATTCTTTGGGCGTATATGAGATCGTCAGGCGGATCGTGAATAATTTTGAGAATCGGAAGAACTGGAAAAAGGAGCAGCGGCTGCTGCTGCTCTGTGCCGCCTTGCTTCACGATCTCGGGCATGGACCATATTCCCATTCCTTCGAGAAGGTTTTCGGATTGGATCATGAGGAGTTCACCCGCAAGATCATTCTTGGTGATACTGGTGTCAACCACGTGCTGCGAAAAGTGAGCACGAACTTCCCGAAAAAAGTAGCCGAGGTGATCAATAAGACATATGGCGACAAATTGATCGTCAGTATCATCTCCAGCCAAATCGATGCGGACAGGATGGACTATCTGCAGCGCGATGCCTATTTCACTGGTGTCAGCTATGGTCATTTCGATATGGAGCGTATACTCCGGGTGATGCGGCCGCGTGAGGATCAAGTCGTCATCAAGGAATCCGGCATGCACGCGGTGGAGGATTATATCATGAGCCGTTATCAGATGTATTGGCAAGTTTACTTCCACCCAGTGACACGAAGTGCGGAGGTCATCCTGACAAAAATCCTGCACCGGGCAAAGGCACTATATCAGAGCGATTATACTTTCAAGCTGCGCCCGCAGCATTTCATTTCTTTGTTTGATGGGAACGTCACACTGGAGGATTACATACGGCTCGATGAGAATGTTACGTCTTTCTATTTTCAGGCATGGCTTGAAGAAGACGATGATATACTCCGGGACTTATGTGAAAGATTCCTGAATCGCAGGCTCTTCAAGTATATCGAGTTCAATCCTCTCCTGCATGTGAAAGAGATGGTGGAGCTGTCCAAGCTCTTCAGTGAAGTCGGCATCGATCCCGAATATTATCTCATTGATGATTCTTCATCGGATCTGCCATATGATTTCTACCGTCCGGGCGAGGAAGAGGAGCGGCTTCCTATTCACTTGCAGCTGCCAAATGGGAAACTGAAGGAATTATCACGTCAATCGGATATTGTTGAAGCGATTTCGGGTAAGAAACGAACAGACCATAAACTATACTTCCCGCAGGATATCTTGGAAGCCCTGCCGGATGACAGCAAACAGAAACAGCGGATCTATGAGATTTTATTTCAATGA
- a CDS encoding YwgA family protein — MLANHANLLQFFSSVEEVVGRKKLQKMIYILKKNGIPFGEKYEFHLFGPYSEELSLRVDELSNLGLISETKEDKSSYIQYRYTITEEGQQFLTHYENQFPDYQEAVRLLKDKSSRFLELVSTMLYFEELPQEEVEEKVRTVKKKQNYTDEEMDEAWEFIASLRKLQA, encoded by the coding sequence ATGCTAGCCAACCACGCAAATCTACTGCAATTCTTTTCTTCCGTGGAAGAAGTGGTAGGAAGAAAAAAATTACAGAAGATGATTTACATACTGAAGAAAAATGGGATTCCGTTCGGTGAAAAATATGAATTCCATTTATTCGGTCCCTATTCAGAGGAATTATCCCTGCGTGTGGATGAATTGAGCAACCTTGGTCTGATCAGCGAGACGAAAGAAGATAAAAGCAGCTATATCCAATACCGTTACACCATTACGGAAGAAGGGCAGCAATTCCTTACACATTATGAAAATCAATTCCCGGACTATCAGGAGGCTGTGCGGCTGCTGAAGGATAAAAGCTCCCGATTCCTTGAATTGGTTTCCACGATGCTTTATTTCGAGGAGCTGCCGCAGGAGGAAGTGGAAGAAAAGGTACGGACTGTGAAGAAAAAACAAAATTATACGGATGAAGAGATGGATGAAGCTTGGGAATTCATCGCTTCATTGAGAAAGCTGCAAGCATGA